A genomic window from Sphingobacterium sp. BN32 includes:
- the pfkA gene encoding 6-phosphofructokinase, producing MSNIKNIAVLTSGGDAPGMNAAIRAVVRTGIYHGVNMFGIRRGYDGLVHGDIIPMDAKSVANIIQRGGTILKTARSDEFRTVEGRKQAYENIKKLNIDALVVVGGDGTFTGASKLIEEFDIPVIGIPGTIDNDLAGTDFTIGYDTAINTVVDAVDKIRDTAESHDRLFVVEVMGRDSGLIALRSGISTGAEAVLIPELKVDYDAIMKRLDKTRKNKSSRIIIVAEGDEEGGLVVAEKIKQNFPAYDVRVSILGHIQRGGKPTCMDRVLASRLGVASVEGLLEGRRGEMAGLICGNVQFTPFDKAIKHIDKINTNLTRIVEILSL from the coding sequence ATGAGCAACATTAAGAACATAGCTGTATTAACTTCAGGAGGGGATGCCCCAGGAATGAACGCTGCCATCCGTGCAGTTGTTAGAACAGGAATTTACCATGGTGTTAATATGTTTGGTATCCGCCGTGGATACGACGGATTAGTTCATGGTGATATTATTCCAATGGATGCAAAATCTGTTGCGAATATCATTCAACGTGGAGGAACAATCCTAAAGACTGCTCGCAGCGATGAATTTCGCACGGTAGAGGGCAGAAAACAAGCTTACGAAAACATTAAAAAACTAAATATAGACGCCTTGGTCGTTGTTGGTGGAGATGGTACTTTCACCGGAGCGTCTAAACTGATCGAGGAATTTGATATCCCTGTGATTGGTATCCCGGGTACTATCGATAATGACTTAGCGGGAACTGATTTCACCATCGGCTATGATACAGCCATCAACACCGTTGTCGACGCCGTGGATAAGATCCGTGATACTGCAGAGTCGCACGATCGTTTGTTCGTTGTTGAAGTAATGGGTCGTGACTCGGGATTGATCGCCCTGCGTTCCGGAATTAGTACGGGTGCTGAGGCTGTTTTGATTCCCGAATTGAAAGTAGACTACGACGCGATTATGAAGCGCCTGGATAAAACACGTAAGAATAAATCTTCACGTATTATCATCGTGGCTGAAGGCGACGAAGAAGGTGGATTAGTGGTAGCCGAGAAAATCAAACAGAACTTCCCGGCCTATGACGTTCGTGTTTCGATTCTAGGGCATATTCAACGCGGTGGCAAGCCGACTTGTATGGACCGTGTATTAGCGAGCCGTCTGGGCGTAGCATCGGTAGAGGGGCTTTTAGAAGGCAGACGAGGTGAAATGGCGGGTTTGATCTGTGGAAATGTACAGTTTACACCGTTTGACAAAGCGATTAAACACATCGACAAAATCAATACGAACTTAACACGTATCGTTGAGATCCTGTCTTTATAA
- the rsfS gene encoding ribosome silencing factor, translated as MSKNKKSSLSEKLADVVIHGMQEKKGNEIVRLDMREVNGTLSDYFVICHADSNVQVNAIAKSVEEEVYKSFGQDPWHKEGHGNGEWVLLDFVDVVVHIFKTETREHYRIEDLWGDAQVSTYQSA; from the coding sequence ATGAGTAAAAACAAAAAGTCTTCGTTGTCCGAGAAGCTAGCCGATGTTGTGATACATGGGATGCAGGAAAAGAAGGGTAATGAAATAGTGAGGTTGGATATGCGCGAAGTTAATGGGACATTGTCTGATTATTTTGTTATCTGCCATGCCGACTCCAACGTGCAAGTAAATGCAATAGCCAAAAGTGTAGAAGAAGAAGTGTATAAATCCTTTGGTCAAGATCCTTGGCACAAGGAAGGGCACGGTAATGGCGAATGGGTTTTGCTTGACTTCGTGGATGTTGTTGTCCATATTTTTAAAACAGAAACAAGGGAGCATTACAGAATCGAAGATCTGTGGGGCGATGCTCAAGTTAGCACTTACCAAAGTGCATAG
- a CDS encoding LUD domain-containing protein: MNIRNTTAKEKMLKKIRQALLQKRENPNPAFEDSPLYKDEEDPLDVTFAREFTNVAGQFVYCDGEINLIENLIILLEKLKLTKLYVWDKNLQKFLDQYGFPYHKHRSDFDDIEVGVTACEALIARNGSILISNADASGRRLSVYPPVHIVIAKTSQLVMDIKHGMALMREKYGNDLPSMITTITGPSRTADIEKMLVLGAHGPKELYLLLLEDRF; the protein is encoded by the coding sequence ATGAATATTCGAAATACAACAGCCAAAGAGAAGATGCTGAAGAAGATTCGGCAAGCCCTGCTTCAAAAGCGTGAGAATCCTAATCCTGCTTTTGAAGATAGTCCTTTGTATAAGGACGAAGAAGATCCTTTGGATGTGACCTTTGCGCGTGAGTTTACTAATGTTGCCGGGCAGTTTGTTTACTGTGATGGAGAGATCAATCTGATTGAGAATTTGATTATCCTTTTGGAGAAGCTGAAGCTGACGAAGCTCTATGTATGGGATAAAAACCTACAGAAGTTTTTGGATCAGTATGGTTTTCCATATCATAAGCATAGAAGTGACTTTGATGATATTGAGGTTGGTGTTACAGCATGTGAGGCCTTGATTGCACGCAATGGAAGTATTTTGATCAGTAATGCCGATGCTTCAGGTAGACGGTTGAGCGTTTATCCTCCTGTCCATATCGTTATTGCAAAGACATCGCAATTAGTAATGGATATTAAGCATGGGATGGCGTTGATGCGCGAGAAGTATGGAAACGACTTGCCTAGCATGATCACAACCATTACCGGCCCTAGCCGTACGGCTGATATTGAGAAGATGCTGGTGCTCGGTGCGCATGGCCCTAAAGAACTATACCTATTACTCCTAGAAGATAGATTTTAA
- the ftsH gene encoding ATP-dependent zinc metalloprotease FtsH, which translates to MKKVPSKKITPMPPKFNMIWLWIAMIVGFIGLQYLFSGDGAKKITYKEFETKMLIPGDVEKLLASKSNDLVEVEVYIKKDKLADEKYKDVAPNPNALSLSPSVGPQYKFTEPSAEILAEKLKVSQDSLAADQPRISASYEDRSNPWAGWFISFMLPLLIIVAIWILLMRRMNGGAGGGGGAIFNIGKSKAQLFDKESQINITFNDVAGLEEAKQEVMEIVDFLKNPKKYTDLGGKIPKGALLVGPPGTGKTLLAKAVAGEAQVPFFSLSGSDFVEMFVGVGASRVRDLFKQAKEKAPCIIFIDEIDAIGRARGKNSIMGGNDERENTLNQLLVEMDGFGTNLGVIILAATNRLDVLDSALLRPGRFDRQISIDKPDLIGREQIFNVHLKPLKLAEEVDAKKLSAQTPGFAGAEIANVCNEAALIAARKNKKAINMQDFQDAIDRVIGGLEKKNKIISPEEKKIVAYHEAGHAIAGWFLEHADPLVKVSIVPRGVAALGYAQYLPKEQFLYTTEQLIDSMCMTMGGRVAEDITFGRISTGAQNDLERITKLAYAMTAVYGMNDKVGNVSFRDSSENSQFQKPYSDQTAELIDDEVRVLISAVYDRTKELLLSKQDGLIKIAEKLLEKEILFQQDLEEILGKRPFQNKTTYDEFVNGGADGGGVPQTDLSLPSSDHGDVPQSAPDNQSSQENNQ; encoded by the coding sequence ATGAAGAAAGTTCCTAGTAAAAAAATTACGCCAATGCCACCAAAATTTAATATGATTTGGCTTTGGATTGCAATGATTGTAGGCTTCATCGGGCTTCAGTACCTCTTCAGTGGGGATGGTGCGAAGAAGATTACCTATAAGGAGTTCGAAACCAAGATGCTTATCCCAGGCGATGTGGAGAAGCTATTAGCGTCAAAAAGCAACGATTTAGTAGAAGTTGAGGTATATATCAAAAAAGATAAATTAGCCGACGAGAAATATAAAGATGTAGCGCCAAATCCAAATGCGCTGTCTTTATCTCCTAGCGTAGGGCCTCAGTATAAATTTACGGAGCCCTCTGCAGAGATCTTGGCAGAGAAATTAAAAGTATCGCAAGATAGTTTAGCGGCAGACCAACCGAGGATTAGTGCTTCTTACGAAGATAGATCGAATCCATGGGCGGGATGGTTTATTTCGTTTATGCTTCCATTATTGATCATTGTAGCGATCTGGATTCTCTTGATGCGCCGTATGAACGGTGGTGCTGGAGGCGGTGGCGGTGCGATCTTCAATATCGGCAAGTCAAAAGCACAATTATTCGATAAAGAATCTCAGATCAACATTACTTTCAACGATGTTGCGGGTCTTGAAGAGGCGAAGCAAGAAGTTATGGAGATTGTTGATTTCTTGAAAAATCCGAAGAAATATACCGACTTAGGAGGTAAGATTCCGAAGGGAGCCTTATTAGTAGGCCCTCCGGGAACGGGTAAAACCTTATTGGCAAAAGCAGTTGCAGGTGAGGCACAAGTTCCTTTCTTCTCCCTGTCAGGTTCTGACTTCGTGGAGATGTTCGTTGGGGTTGGTGCATCACGTGTTCGTGATTTGTTCAAGCAGGCAAAAGAAAAAGCACCTTGTATCATCTTTATTGATGAGATTGATGCAATCGGTCGTGCTCGTGGAAAGAACTCCATTATGGGAGGAAATGATGAGCGCGAAAATACATTGAACCAGTTATTGGTGGAGATGGATGGTTTCGGTACGAACTTAGGGGTTATTATCCTTGCTGCGACCAACCGTTTAGATGTATTGGATTCAGCATTATTGCGTCCAGGACGTTTTGACCGTCAGATTTCTATTGATAAGCCGGATTTGATCGGTCGTGAGCAAATCTTTAATGTGCACTTGAAGCCATTGAAGTTGGCGGAGGAGGTGGACGCGAAGAAACTTTCGGCACAGACTCCAGGTTTTGCGGGTGCAGAAATTGCCAACGTTTGTAACGAGGCGGCTCTAATTGCTGCTCGTAAGAACAAGAAAGCGATCAATATGCAGGATTTCCAAGACGCGATTGATAGAGTGATCGGTGGTCTTGAGAAGAAGAATAAAATTATCTCTCCGGAGGAGAAAAAGATCGTTGCTTACCACGAGGCAGGTCACGCGATTGCGGGCTGGTTCTTGGAACATGCGGATCCTTTGGTGAAAGTATCGATCGTTCCACGTGGTGTTGCGGCATTAGGTTATGCGCAATACCTGCCAAAAGAACAGTTCTTGTATACAACTGAGCAATTAATTGACAGTATGTGTATGACGATGGGTGGACGCGTTGCTGAGGATATTACTTTCGGTAGAATCAGTACCGGTGCGCAAAACGACTTAGAGCGTATTACGAAGTTAGCTTACGCGATGACGGCTGTATATGGTATGAACGATAAGGTGGGTAATGTGTCCTTCCGTGATAGTTCGGAGAACAGCCAGTTCCAAAAGCCTTATTCAGATCAAACGGCTGAGTTGATCGACGACGAAGTACGCGTATTGATTTCAGCGGTTTACGATAGAACAAAAGAATTGTTGTTGTCGAAACAAGATGGATTGATCAAAATTGCGGAGAAGCTATTAGAGAAAGAAATCTTATTCCAACAAGACTTAGAAGAGATATTGGGTAAACGCCCGTTCCAAAATAAAACAACTTATGATGAGTTTGTGAATGGAGGAGCAGACGGAGGCGGCGTTCCGCAGACGGATTTATCATTGCCGTCGAGCGATCATGGCGATGTTCCGCAAAGCGCACCTGATAATCAGTCTAGTCAAGAAAACAATCAATAA
- a CDS encoding YtxH domain-containing protein, giving the protein MNDNGKIVTALLAGLAAGAVLGILFAPDKGSDTREKINESLADLGDAIKERAEEQFDQLNDFKEKVVATLKTKLGKAESMIDEEIEEHA; this is encoded by the coding sequence ATGAATGATAACGGAAAAATCGTAACAGCTTTATTAGCTGGTTTGGCAGCAGGAGCTGTATTAGGAATTTTATTCGCGCCAGACAAAGGTTCTGATACGAGAGAAAAAATCAACGAATCATTAGCTGATTTAGGCGATGCAATCAAAGAGCGCGCTGAAGAACAATTCGATCAATTGAATGATTTTAAAGAAAAGGTAGTAGCTACTTTAAAGACCAAATTAGGTAAAGCCGAGTCGATGATTGACGAGGAAATCGAAGAACACGCGTAA
- a CDS encoding protein-disulfide reductase DsbD domain-containing protein — MKRINLLIAFLVFAVSGVMAQVHNPVKWSVGFKKLANNEAVILIKANVEQGWHIYGMNVPAGGPESTSFTFTPANGAKVQGKTLAKEPKTKFEDVFKMNVPYYNGEVVFQQKVKLANNKPTTVKGVASFMACDKERCLPPDEYEFAVTIK, encoded by the coding sequence ATGAAAAGAATAAATTTATTAATTGCGTTTTTAGTATTTGCCGTTTCCGGCGTTATGGCACAGGTTCATAACCCAGTAAAATGGTCGGTAGGATTTAAAAAACTAGCTAACAATGAAGCAGTTATTTTGATCAAAGCAAACGTTGAACAAGGATGGCACATTTACGGCATGAACGTTCCTGCCGGTGGTCCGGAGTCAACATCCTTTACTTTCACTCCAGCAAACGGAGCTAAAGTTCAAGGAAAAACACTAGCAAAAGAGCCTAAAACAAAATTTGAGGACGTATTCAAAATGAACGTTCCTTACTACAACGGCGAAGTTGTATTCCAACAAAAGGTGAAACTTGCTAACAACAAACCTACTACAGTAAAAGGTGTTGCATCCTTCATGGCATGTGATAAAGAACGTTGTCTTCCACCTGATGAGTACGAGTTTGCTGTAACCATAAAGTAA
- a CDS encoding YifB family Mg chelatase-like AAA ATPase produces MLAKTYSSAVHGIDATTISVETHITSGTQYFIVGLPDVGVKESIQRIESAILAINHQMPRQKIVINLSPADIRKEGSAYDLSIAIAVLTASYQIHNTELEDYVILGELSLNGKINPIKGALPIALQAKRDGFKGLILPKENAEEAAIIDGLTIYAANHLSEVVDHLTNLKRLPTARISIDDIFQKNINNYELDFSEVRGQENIKRALEIAAAGGHNVILIGPPGAGKTMLAKRLPTILPPLTIDESLETTKIHSVSGLLPSASSLMTARPFRAPHHTTSDVALVGGGKNPRPGEISLAHNGVLFLDELPEFKRSVLEVMRQPLESRNITISRAKITVDYPSSFMLIAAMNPCPCGFYNHPNRPCICGTANVQKYLSKVSGPLLDRIDIHIEVTPVEFNELLESRKAEKSEAIRERVIRARNIQECRFKGISNIHSNAQMRAKQIREICLIDATGKGLLKTAMERLNLSARAYDRILKVARTIADLEQSIDIKNEHLAEAIQFRSLDRQSWLG; encoded by the coding sequence ATGCTTGCAAAAACCTATAGTAGCGCAGTACATGGTATTGACGCTACAACCATCTCCGTAGAAACCCACATCACATCCGGAACCCAGTATTTCATTGTCGGCTTGCCGGATGTGGGGGTCAAAGAAAGTATACAGCGCATTGAAAGTGCCATACTTGCGATCAACCATCAAATGCCGCGGCAAAAGATCGTCATCAACTTAAGTCCAGCCGATATCCGGAAAGAAGGCTCGGCATACGATTTATCCATTGCCATCGCGGTACTTACTGCCTCATACCAAATCCACAACACTGAGCTGGAAGACTATGTCATTCTCGGCGAACTCTCCCTCAATGGAAAGATTAACCCCATCAAAGGCGCTTTGCCCATTGCCTTACAAGCCAAACGAGACGGCTTCAAGGGATTGATCCTACCCAAAGAGAACGCCGAAGAAGCGGCCATTATTGATGGACTAACTATCTACGCCGCCAATCATCTGTCCGAGGTCGTCGACCATCTGACCAACTTAAAACGACTCCCGACTGCTCGCATTTCCATAGATGACATATTCCAGAAAAACATCAATAACTACGAGCTGGACTTCTCCGAAGTTCGCGGACAGGAAAACATTAAACGTGCATTAGAGATTGCTGCCGCGGGCGGACATAACGTCATTCTCATTGGCCCGCCGGGGGCAGGCAAGACCATGCTCGCGAAACGTCTCCCAACCATCTTACCGCCTTTAACCATCGATGAATCGCTAGAAACTACTAAAATACATTCGGTATCTGGTCTACTCCCCAGCGCCTCTTCGTTGATGACCGCGCGCCCATTTCGCGCACCTCACCATACTACCTCCGATGTCGCGCTCGTTGGCGGAGGGAAGAACCCCAGGCCGGGAGAGATCTCCCTCGCACATAATGGGGTGCTCTTCCTCGACGAGTTGCCCGAATTCAAACGATCGGTACTCGAAGTGATGCGGCAGCCGTTAGAATCCAGAAACATCACCATATCACGCGCCAAGATTACCGTAGATTATCCTTCCAGCTTTATGTTGATCGCAGCAATGAACCCCTGTCCCTGCGGATTCTATAATCACCCCAACCGTCCCTGCATCTGCGGAACGGCAAACGTCCAAAAATACTTGAGCAAGGTATCAGGACCGCTACTCGACCGCATAGATATCCATATCGAAGTTACCCCCGTAGAGTTCAACGAGCTATTAGAAAGCCGTAAGGCCGAGAAAAGTGAAGCTATTCGAGAGCGCGTCATCCGAGCACGAAATATACAGGAGTGCCGATTCAAAGGCATATCCAACATCCACAGCAATGCGCAGATGCGCGCGAAGCAGATAAGAGAAATCTGTTTGATTGACGCTACGGGAAAGGGTCTGCTCAAGACCGCCATGGAGCGACTCAATCTATCTGCTAGAGCCTATGACCGCATCCTGAAGGTTGCCAGAACAATCGCCGATTTAGAACAATCTATCGATATCAAGAATGAGCATCTTGCCGAAGCGATACAGTTCCGCAGCTTAGACCGACAAAGCTGGCTAGGCTAA
- a CDS encoding rhomboid family intramembrane serine protease yields the protein MLQYYILNMPVASVIFALTIGLSIYVFSNPEWFGRLMLHPYSIHRDKSRWYLILTSGLIHKDWMHLLFNMITFYYFGFGLEGIFVEISGPMGHLWFALLYVAALVLSDIPTIIQQKDNYGYHSLGASGAISAVLFSYILFYPKMMLGIFMIIPMPAYLFAFLYLGYCIWASKNARDGINHDAHLFGALTGIVFTLILYPWIFKHFIGQFTG from the coding sequence ATGCTACAATATTATATCTTAAATATGCCGGTTGCAAGTGTAATTTTCGCACTCACGATTGGCCTTAGTATTTATGTGTTTTCCAATCCGGAATGGTTTGGACGATTGATGTTGCACCCTTATTCGATTCATCGTGATAAAAGTAGATGGTATCTGATCTTGACGAGTGGATTGATCCATAAAGATTGGATGCACCTGCTGTTCAATATGATCACCTTCTACTATTTTGGTTTTGGTCTGGAAGGGATATTTGTTGAAATAAGCGGTCCTATGGGGCATTTATGGTTTGCTTTATTGTATGTGGCAGCATTGGTGCTGAGCGATATCCCAACGATTATACAACAAAAGGATAACTATGGCTATCATAGCTTAGGTGCATCGGGAGCTATCAGTGCGGTGCTGTTCAGTTATATCTTATTCTATCCGAAGATGATGTTAGGGATTTTTATGATTATCCCTATGCCCGCATATCTATTTGCATTTCTGTATTTGGGATACTGTATCTGGGCGTCTAAGAATGCTAGAGATGGGATTAACCATGACGCCCATTTATTTGGGGCATTGACGGGGATTGTATTTACATTGATACTCTACCCTTGGATTTTTAAGCATTTTATTGGTCAGTTCACCGGATAG
- a CDS encoding protein-disulfide reductase DsbD, producing MSKLKFLFIAFSWLFLSATIPLSSFAQDSLINYEDVDFGTGQAETTSEQDTLFSTEDVVFSDGQDSQDTTTSSVAATAAPEESKSLWGIFIAGLIGGFAAFLMPCIFPMVPLTVSFFTKKSGSRGKAVSQAFLYGLFIIVIYVALGMLITIAFGAEALNALSTNGIFNFLFFLLLVVFAASFFGAFEITLPSSFVNKIDSNSDKSGLIGLFFMSASLAVVSFSCTGPIIGTLLVEAATKGERLGPAVGMFGFSLALAIPFVLFAMFPSLLKSLPKSGGWLNSVKVVLGFLELALAMKFLSNVDLAYNWQLLDREVFLALWIVIFGLMGLYLLGKIKFSHDSDLPYLSVPRTMLTIIVFSFVVYMIPGMWGAPLKSIAAFLPPIGTQDFDLANASHVSAPTGSADASSRKHYTHFHSRATIKGFDPYYDYDEALAAAKAQNKPLMIDFTGWTCVNCRKMEASVWSDPKVRNLINENFILVELYVDEHDLKLPEAEQYVSKETGKKINTVGKKNTDFQITRFQSNSQPLYAIVGADEQLLVPASGANYDIDSYAAYLQSAIDAYKAK from the coding sequence ATGAGCAAATTAAAATTCCTTTTTATAGCCTTCTCGTGGCTATTTTTAAGTGCAACAATCCCCCTCAGTAGCTTCGCCCAAGATTCTTTAATCAATTACGAAGATGTAGATTTTGGAACCGGGCAAGCGGAAACGACAAGCGAACAAGATACGCTATTCTCTACTGAAGACGTCGTCTTCTCCGATGGCCAGGACTCTCAAGATACAACGACAAGTTCTGTTGCTGCTACTGCGGCTCCGGAAGAGTCTAAATCCCTATGGGGAATCTTTATCGCCGGTCTGATCGGCGGATTCGCGGCATTCCTGATGCCTTGTATCTTCCCGATGGTACCTCTCACGGTATCTTTCTTTACCAAGAAATCAGGCAGCAGAGGCAAGGCGGTATCTCAAGCCTTTTTATATGGCTTATTCATTATTGTAATCTATGTTGCATTAGGAATGTTGATCACCATCGCTTTTGGCGCAGAGGCATTGAATGCCCTGTCTACCAATGGTATCTTCAACTTCCTATTCTTCCTGTTATTGGTGGTGTTCGCGGCTTCTTTCTTTGGAGCTTTCGAAATTACTTTGCCAAGTTCATTCGTGAACAAGATCGACTCCAACTCGGATAAAAGTGGTCTGATTGGCTTGTTCTTTATGTCGGCTAGTTTAGCCGTGGTTTCCTTCTCTTGTACAGGACCTATCATCGGTACCTTACTGGTAGAAGCAGCAACCAAAGGCGAGCGCTTAGGCCCTGCCGTAGGGATGTTCGGATTCTCTCTAGCATTGGCTATCCCATTCGTATTGTTCGCCATGTTCCCTTCTCTATTGAAGTCATTGCCGAAATCAGGCGGTTGGTTGAACAGCGTGAAAGTCGTATTGGGTTTCTTGGAGCTTGCGCTAGCGATGAAATTCCTTTCCAACGTGGATTTAGCTTATAATTGGCAGCTATTGGACCGCGAGGTCTTCTTAGCGCTATGGATCGTTATATTCGGTTTAATGGGGCTATACCTACTAGGAAAGATCAAGTTCTCGCATGATAGCGACCTGCCCTATCTTTCTGTTCCACGCACCATGTTGACGATTATTGTATTCTCTTTTGTAGTCTACATGATCCCGGGGATGTGGGGAGCACCATTGAAATCGATCGCCGCCTTCCTTCCTCCAATCGGAACGCAGGACTTCGACCTTGCCAATGCCAGCCATGTGTCCGCTCCGACCGGATCGGCAGATGCTAGCAGCAGAAAGCATTACACACATTTCCATAGCCGCGCGACCATCAAAGGGTTCGATCCTTACTATGATTATGATGAAGCATTGGCAGCAGCGAAAGCGCAGAATAAACCCCTGATGATCGACTTTACAGGATGGACCTGTGTCAATTGTCGTAAGATGGAAGCTTCGGTTTGGTCGGATCCGAAAGTACGGAACCTGATCAATGAGAACTTTATTCTGGTGGAGCTATATGTGGATGAGCATGATTTGAAATTGCCAGAAGCAGAACAATATGTTTCCAAAGAAACCGGCAAGAAGATCAATACCGTTGGTAAGAAGAATACCGACTTCCAGATTACCCGTTTCCAGAGCAACTCGCAACCTTTGTATGCGATCGTAGGTGCTGATGAGCAGCTACTCGTTCCGGCAAGCGGTGCAAACTATGATATCGATAGCTACGCAGCTTACCTGCAAAGCGCTATAGACGCTTACAAAGCGAAATAA
- a CDS encoding biotin--[acetyl-CoA-carboxylase] ligase, whose amino-acid sequence MQNNTFSGDSLRQSLIVLDEVTSTNDYLKTQLSNFKPLPEFTAIMAKKQTNGRGQRDSTWLSEANANITFSLLLYPNFLKLTDHFILNMCVSLGLVDWFRSLQIDAKIKWPNDIMINNKKVCGILIENTSNSKGIKHSIVGIGINANQEKFPHEIEQKASSILRETSHRLASLESACETLVGYIQQRYLKIQNQKISTDQLLRAYNDNLFLRGKTALYRAGDETFKAELKEVSPDGKLHLLRNYQISTFYFKEVEFLLQ is encoded by the coding sequence TTGCAAAATAACACATTTTCGGGAGATTCACTACGCCAAAGTTTAATTGTTTTAGACGAAGTTACTTCCACAAACGATTATTTAAAGACACAACTGTCAAATTTCAAGCCACTTCCTGAGTTTACTGCCATTATGGCAAAAAAGCAAACAAATGGTCGTGGACAACGCGACAGCACATGGCTATCTGAAGCGAATGCCAATATTACTTTCAGTCTTTTACTCTATCCCAACTTCCTCAAACTAACAGATCATTTCATATTGAACATGTGTGTTAGCCTTGGGTTGGTCGACTGGTTCCGTTCCTTACAGATCGACGCTAAAATCAAGTGGCCCAACGACATCATGATTAACAATAAAAAGGTTTGCGGAATATTGATCGAGAACACGAGCAATTCGAAAGGTATAAAGCATTCCATCGTAGGCATCGGCATCAATGCCAATCAGGAGAAATTTCCGCATGAGATCGAACAGAAAGCAAGCTCTATACTTCGCGAAACTTCCCATCGCTTAGCATCCTTAGAAAGCGCTTGCGAAACACTAGTAGGTTATATACAGCAACGTTATCTTAAAATTCAAAACCAGAAAATTTCGACCGATCAATTGCTAAGGGCATACAATGACAACCTATTTCTTCGCGGAAAAACTGCCCTTTACCGCGCAGGAGATGAGACCTTTAAAGCGGAATTAAAGGAGGTAAGTCCGGATGGAAAATTGCATTTATTAAGAAATTACCAGATATCAACATTTTATTTTAAGGAAGTCGAATTTCTTTTGCAATAA
- the bla gene encoding class A beta-lactamase: MYKNLKSILPMIVLLLLSSYSNAQNKEQLKTDIENILAKYKAKVGVAIHNHDYTDSLIVSGDYHFPFQSVYKYHLGIAILDQVDKGVLALDQPVKISKEAVTTEMYSPIKDKYPNGVTLTLREVLVYTIAASDNVGCDVLFELIGGPKHVQKYFEDKGYSNLSIKLIEAVQQKEWNRQFENWTTVGSSNQILYDYYTNSKKLLSASSHQFLWDTMRGTTTGPDRLKGDLPKGTVVAHKTGYSGRNRTTGVIAAVNDIGVVSLPDGKVYYISVFVTDSEEGEPRSAKIIAEVSAAAWKYFN; this comes from the coding sequence ATGTATAAAAACCTGAAAAGTATCCTTCCGATGATCGTTCTACTTCTGTTAAGCTCCTACAGCAATGCACAGAATAAAGAACAGTTGAAAACAGATATTGAAAACATATTGGCGAAGTATAAAGCGAAGGTCGGCGTAGCGATACACAATCATGATTATACAGACAGCCTGATAGTCAGCGGAGATTATCACTTCCCTTTTCAAAGTGTTTATAAGTATCATTTAGGAATTGCCATCCTAGATCAAGTTGATAAAGGGGTTTTAGCATTGGATCAACCTGTTAAAATTTCTAAAGAAGCAGTGACAACTGAGATGTACAGCCCCATCAAAGACAAATATCCCAATGGAGTTACTTTGACGCTGCGAGAGGTATTAGTATACACAATTGCAGCCAGCGATAATGTAGGCTGCGACGTACTGTTCGAACTAATCGGCGGCCCCAAACATGTCCAAAAGTATTTCGAGGATAAGGGATACAGCAACCTCTCGATCAAACTTATTGAAGCTGTACAACAGAAGGAATGGAACAGGCAATTCGAAAACTGGACAACAGTAGGTTCGAGCAACCAGATACTATATGATTACTATACGAACAGTAAGAAACTGCTTTCAGCGAGCTCCCATCAATTTCTTTGGGATACTATGCGCGGTACAACGACGGGGCCAGATCGACTAAAGGGGGACCTTCCTAAAGGTACCGTGGTAGCACATAAGACAGGCTACTCTGGAAGGAACAGAACAACCGGTGTAATCGCCGCTGTCAATGATATTGGCGTCGTTAGTCTTCCTGACGGCAAAGTGTACTATATTTCGGTTTTTGTAACCGATAGCGAAGAGGGCGAGCCGCGAAGCGCAAAAATCATCGCAGAGGTATCAGCAGCAGCCTGGAAGTATTTCAACTAA